One stretch of Leptospira bourretii DNA includes these proteins:
- a CDS encoding fumarylacetoacetate hydrolase family protein — MAKHFVRFQYKNKIDWGMVSGEKIFPLQIGDLSTKNLLVGLQKKKIKTPTKIPSQKIIPQNNITILSPITTPCQVICQGANYKKHSLEAGLNPKSKTYNLFFTKSDLSITTAIGDVIRPKHVELLDYEIELGIVFGKEINEELDLHSYNPKEYIAALFIANDISARDIQLRQLQWYKGKSYRTFFPAGPILAVLEPNDFDQIDSLELNLTVNGQLRQSAKANQMVYPPKETIAELSGFSRIQVGDVLLTGTPSGCALKAPGKLKQIFASFLPEHKKWEVFIKGQKKRKEYLQPGDVIKANIRTPDGKINLGEQILQVKQGSIDWTT; from the coding sequence ATGGCAAAACATTTTGTACGTTTTCAATATAAAAATAAAATTGATTGGGGAATGGTTAGTGGAGAAAAAATCTTTCCTTTACAAATCGGTGATCTCTCCACCAAGAATTTGTTAGTTGGTCTTCAAAAGAAAAAAATCAAAACTCCAACAAAAATCCCATCGCAGAAAATCATTCCCCAAAACAACATTACGATTTTGTCACCAATCACAACTCCCTGCCAAGTGATTTGCCAAGGGGCTAATTATAAAAAACATTCTTTAGAAGCTGGGCTCAATCCTAAATCAAAAACATATAATTTGTTTTTTACTAAGTCCGATTTGTCTATTACCACTGCTATTGGCGATGTGATTCGACCAAAACATGTTGAACTATTAGATTATGAAATCGAATTGGGAATTGTATTTGGAAAAGAAATCAATGAAGAACTTGATTTGCATTCTTACAACCCAAAAGAATATATAGCGGCTCTTTTCATTGCCAATGATATTTCGGCAAGGGACATCCAACTTCGACAATTACAATGGTATAAAGGCAAATCTTATAGAACTTTTTTTCCTGCCGGACCCATTCTAGCTGTATTAGAGCCAAATGATTTTGATCAAATCGATTCGTTAGAATTAAACTTAACTGTCAATGGGCAATTAAGACAATCCGCAAAAGCAAACCAAATGGTGTATCCACCAAAAGAAACTATTGCCGAACTTTCTGGGTTTTCTCGTATTCAAGTTGGAGATGTTTTATTAACAGGAACACCTTCTGGTTGTGCGCTTAAGGCTCCAGGAAAACTAAAACAAATATTTGCAAGTTTTTTACCTGAACACAAAAAGTGGGAAGTTTTTATCAAAGGACAAAAAAAACGAAAAGAATATTTACAACCTGGCGATGTTATCAAAGCAAACATTCGCACTCCCGATGGAAAAATCAATTTGGGAGAACAAATCCTTCAGGTGAAACAAGGATCAATTGATTGGACAACCTAA
- a CDS encoding 6-carboxytetrahydropterin synthase, with amino-acid sequence MFTQENGKFYVRIEGRFESAHFLYQYFADGSDEPIHGHSWKVEVFLEGNTNIRPDGISYDFLTARTRLSELVHSIDHILINDHPDFKGVNPTSENVARWFYAGLKSDVKSSDGRIRRIVIHEGPENLAFFEPDENSDLS; translated from the coding sequence ATGTTTACCCAAGAAAACGGGAAATTTTATGTCCGAATTGAGGGAAGGTTTGAATCCGCCCATTTCCTCTACCAGTACTTTGCCGACGGCTCAGATGAGCCCATCCACGGGCATTCCTGGAAGGTGGAGGTATTTTTGGAGGGAAATACAAACATTCGTCCAGATGGCATTTCTTATGATTTTTTAACAGCAAGAACCCGCCTTTCCGAGTTAGTCCATTCCATTGATCATATCTTGATCAATGACCATCCCGATTTTAAAGGGGTCAATCCCACTTCTGAGAATGTAGCTCGTTGGTTTTATGCAGGTCTTAAGTCAGATGTCAAATCTTCTGATGGCAGAATCCGCCGGATTGTGATCCATGAGGGGCCTGAAAATCTTGCGTTCTTCGAACCAGATGAAAACTCAGACTTATCTTAA
- a CDS encoding PAS domain S-box protein: MPFTELKHSLGHILLVEDEAILAISQSEFLKNKGYSVQYVSNTNDAYNYITSGERVDLILMDINLSDGMDGIQLAEKILSYREIPILFVSGYSDNKILDRVCKIKHYGFIPKISSPDIIECMIRSALKLYQAEQSLAFREKELRITFEAMGDGVIVLSPEGLIREINHKALDMLGHRKSEVLEKDLSSFLYLIQAEARTRVSYPFLNALSGLEKTERRNDLIIVSRSGRETHVTETISPILDSEKNLSGVVIVFRETPNAPVMVPPKDGESLYAKVFQLSPIAMAISTVKDGTYLDINSSMETIFQLEKTRVIGRKTTEFEAWSNPEQLARLTQIYQEKGRMAGERMSVTHSDGKKFDVMVFSQAFEIAGERFILWINLDVTKILDIEDRLAKSLEEKDVLLKELQHRVKNTLAIISGLLNLESFKVENDVAKQSFLNAQSRIMSMSKVYENLYQSEDLESVDLRKYIEDLVFSLHDIFVLNPTKIRFDVKLEEIRLDLKRTLPLGLILNELLTNALKYAYPNEKGGDVRIHLSRSSENIILSVGDDGEGLPDSVNIEKGNHFGYELIRSLTSQLKGVLSSVSKKGEGLNIMISFPLHQSDKN; the protein is encoded by the coding sequence ATGCCATTTACGGAACTCAAACATAGTTTAGGTCATATTTTGCTTGTGGAAGATGAAGCCATATTGGCTATTTCACAGTCAGAATTCCTCAAAAATAAAGGGTATTCCGTGCAGTATGTATCAAATACAAACGATGCATACAACTACATCACGTCAGGTGAAAGAGTAGATTTGATTCTTATGGATATAAATCTTTCCGATGGAATGGATGGAATCCAACTTGCTGAAAAAATTCTTTCGTATCGTGAGATTCCGATTCTATTTGTTAGTGGTTATTCAGATAACAAAATTCTGGATCGTGTTTGCAAAATAAAACACTACGGTTTCATTCCAAAAATTTCCAGCCCTGATATCATCGAATGTATGATTCGATCTGCACTCAAACTTTACCAAGCGGAACAATCGTTAGCATTTCGAGAAAAAGAACTTCGGATTACTTTTGAAGCTATGGGAGATGGTGTGATTGTTCTTTCCCCTGAAGGTTTAATCCGTGAAATCAATCACAAAGCTCTGGATATGTTGGGGCATCGCAAATCAGAAGTTTTAGAAAAAGACCTTTCTTCATTTTTATATTTAATTCAGGCAGAAGCTAGAACTCGGGTTTCCTATCCCTTTCTAAATGCTTTAAGTGGACTCGAAAAAACGGAAAGGCGAAATGATCTTATTATCGTTTCTCGTAGCGGTCGCGAAACACATGTTACAGAAACAATATCCCCTATTTTAGATTCTGAAAAGAATTTAAGCGGAGTCGTGATTGTATTTAGAGAAACACCCAATGCACCTGTTATGGTTCCACCCAAAGATGGGGAAAGCCTTTATGCAAAGGTATTTCAACTCAGTCCCATTGCCATGGCGATTTCTACAGTCAAAGATGGAACCTATTTGGATATAAATTCCTCCATGGAAACCATCTTCCAGTTGGAAAAAACAAGGGTCATTGGCAGAAAAACAACAGAGTTTGAGGCCTGGAGTAATCCCGAACAACTTGCACGTCTAACACAAATTTATCAAGAAAAAGGTCGGATGGCAGGCGAAAGAATGTCTGTCACGCATTCGGACGGTAAAAAATTTGATGTTATGGTATTCAGCCAGGCCTTTGAAATTGCAGGAGAAAGGTTCATTCTCTGGATCAATTTAGATGTCACAAAAATTTTAGATATCGAAGACCGGCTCGCAAAATCTTTGGAAGAAAAAGATGTTTTATTAAAAGAATTACAACATAGGGTTAAAAATACCCTCGCCATCATTTCAGGACTTTTGAATTTAGAATCTTTTAAAGTTGAAAACGACGTCGCCAAACAATCGTTTTTAAATGCGCAATCCAGAATCATGTCCATGTCCAAGGTTTACGAAAATTTATACCAATCGGAAGATTTGGAATCTGTTGATTTGCGTAAGTACATTGAAGATTTAGTGTTTAGCCTTCATGATATTTTTGTTCTGAATCCTACAAAAATCCGATTTGATGTTAAGTTAGAAGAAATTCGTTTGGATTTAAAACGAACTTTGCCACTTGGTTTGATCCTAAACGAACTTTTGACAAATGCCTTAAAGTATGCATATCCAAATGAAAAAGGTGGTGATGTTCGCATCCACTTGTCACGTTCCAGCGAAAATATCATTTTGTCAGTGGGAGATGATGGAGAAGGTTTACCGGATTCAGTGAACATCGAAAAAGGAAATCATTTCGGTTATGAACTAATTCGTAGTCTCACTTCTCAGTTAAAAGGAGTCCTTTCCTCTGTTTCTAAAAAAGGGGAAGGGCTTAACATCATGATTTCTTTCCCATTACATCAATCAGATAAAAACTAA
- a CDS encoding TetR family transcriptional regulator: MKLNKRYAQKLRTHSNLLDGALRLMGEEKGLGDLSLREVAGEAGIVPAAFYRHFKNMEELGLSLVDECGSRIQTIVGDARTKGAYKSALQLTIGFFFDYVTNNRSLFRFIARERTGGNRKIREKIRESMKSIATELAKDMRMPKMIPVEDIQFASELIVSICFQMASDFLDLSTEAHSEMRKLKLQTIKQVRLVFIGTIRGRKRKDK, translated from the coding sequence ATGAAACTCAACAAACGCTATGCCCAAAAGCTTCGTACCCATAGCAATCTGCTCGATGGAGCTTTGCGACTGATGGGAGAAGAGAAAGGCCTAGGTGATTTAAGCCTTCGAGAAGTGGCGGGGGAAGCAGGAATCGTTCCAGCCGCCTTCTATCGGCATTTTAAAAATATGGAAGAGCTCGGTTTGTCACTTGTGGATGAGTGTGGAAGCCGAATCCAGACAATTGTAGGGGATGCTCGCACCAAGGGAGCCTATAAGTCAGCTTTGCAACTTACGATTGGATTTTTCTTTGATTATGTTACGAATAACCGTTCCCTCTTTCGTTTTATCGCCAGGGAAAGAACCGGTGGGAACCGAAAGATTCGGGAAAAAATTCGTGAGTCGATGAAATCAATCGCAACGGAACTTGCAAAAGATATGCGAATGCCAAAAATGATTCCTGTCGAAGACATCCAATTTGCATCTGAATTGATTGTGAGTATTTGTTTTCAAATGGCTTCCGATTTTTTAGATCTGTCAACCGAAGCCCACTCAGAGATGAGAAAATTAAAATTGCAGACGATCAAACAAGTGCGATTGGTTTTTATCGGTACCATCCGAGGAAGAAAACGAAAAGATAAGTAA
- a CDS encoding DUF1858 domain-containing protein, which yields MTETTKPRFFKEMTVGEAIAIHPEAGLVFSSYHLGGCSHCSINEVETIEQVCMGYGVEVDTLIDSLNNLFSEE from the coding sequence ATGACCGAAACAACAAAACCGCGCTTTTTTAAAGAAATGACTGTGGGCGAAGCGATTGCAATCCATCCAGAAGCAGGGCTTGTTTTCTCCAGCTACCATTTAGGTGGATGTTCACACTGCTCCATTAACGAAGTTGAGACAATTGAACAAGTTTGTATGGGTTATGGTGTAGAAGTAGACACTCTCATCGATTCCCTCAACAATCTTTTCTCTGAAGAATAG
- a CDS encoding DUF2721 domain-containing protein translates to MDNLTYSIPGLLFPAISLLMLAYTNRFFGLAKLSRQLLSEYESSKSEILEKQIHNLRFRITLILYAQSAGIFSLILCTCSMGMIPFYNIVAWVLFASSLLFMVISLILALIEIHLSVIALDIERNSILNSGSK, encoded by the coding sequence TTGGACAACCTAACCTATAGCATACCGGGACTATTATTTCCAGCAATCTCTTTACTGATGCTCGCTTATACCAATCGTTTTTTTGGATTAGCAAAACTTTCCAGGCAACTTCTCAGCGAATACGAATCTTCAAAGTCAGAGATTTTAGAAAAACAAATTCACAACTTACGTTTTCGCATTACATTGATTTTATATGCTCAAAGTGCGGGAATCTTTAGTTTGATTTTATGTACTTGTTCGATGGGTATGATTCCGTTTTATAATATAGTGGCTTGGGTTTTATTCGCCTCATCACTTTTATTTATGGTGATCTCACTCATTTTAGCACTGATAGAAATTCATTTATCAGTGATTGCCTTAGA